aaattacaaatatattattattttcttaatatttgacTAATTCagttgattttttaatgattatatttcagGTATAGTTTTAGTAAAGATGATGAAGAGTTATATAAAGAAATGATGGATATTGCTTATGAATTAATACCATACTCATTGAAAGAAATGACATGTGGCAAAAGTCgatcaatattgaataatcCACAATGTTATGCTTatgtcttattaatttatgatggtCTTTGTCTTTGGGAAGAAGATGGAACCACCccagtattacatattaaatgggcaaaacattttataaattctatttcTAAGTTTGATGATAGTGTGAGAACGAGACTTATCATATTAGAACCAAAAGTAAGATATCTTGTTcctaagttatttaaattataattattttgtaacaacagaattacattaaaaaaatgtgttccgAAAAAGTTtttctgtatattttaattaggaatatatttatatatttcatatttaattttactctaATGGTTTTAGGATTCTGAAAATGATAGTGATTTAGTACAAGATTATCATGATAataacatgaataataataatcgtctaCTACctaaagaaattttaaatactatacctGGTACAGACGAAGAAACTAAATCAGAACTCCATCCTGGCATTGAAGCACTAACTGCAGCTTGTAGTGAACGAATATTGAATCGAGAGTTCTTATTGCAAGGTGGTGGAGAACCTTTTGTAGGTAGTTCTGATTCATTACCTACTCCTACTACTACACCTCAAACACCTATTTtagaaacaacaataaaagatGATGAATCtgaaactaaaattatgttgaaaaGTAAAAAGATGAGAAGTATGAAAGATCTACTAAttgcaaaaaaattgaatacacagGCAATTAGTTTACAAATGAGTGCTCAGTCACAAGGTGGAAAACGTCATGCACCTAGAGATACTGCAGAACCTATATCCAGGCGCAGTAGAAGAAATAACaactaattaaatgtatactataaatgCATTAAACGTAAGTGcaattttttctttcaaaaataatttattttacattgaaagACTATCATtatgttacttttattttaggaGTTTAAATTCTTTGCAATGACTCATAGTTTAGCTCAGTATTTTATTAGGAATCTCTTATTTAAGATacttaatctataatatataaatatatatttaaaaaaacataggtattaataatattaaacattttaataataaataataataatgttaataatttaacagaaaaattagttgttaatgataaaatgttgGATTTGACAAAGTGATTAATTAGtgttaccataaaaaaatatataaatataaacataatactatacttaaaattagtaatatccTAAATtgttgtgatttaaaatttaattttttattttgcatgacACAATTGTAAGCTTAAGGTATAAACAGTACtaatattagtattgtatacaaattatagagTAATGCAACCaagaaataatgatatttttttaatgatttaattgaaaaaatgtaggaaGAGATGCAAAAATCtctttttgaaattgaaataaattagaatttagaataaatagaAACAAAGATGTTTActctaatttttttcttctagtaaataaattgcaatattttcatagtttaCATAATTCTAATGTTAttagcattgattataaaatataatataccttataatttataaagctcTGATAAAagaattagataaaaaaattatttttattctaatattgttgtattgatttaataataatcattaagatAGGTtacgtacatataatatatatattttaattttaaatcaataatacttaattctaTCAGATACCCTCTTTAAAAATTTCTGGTTGCGCTACTTATTACCACTTCTGCATTTTCACATTGTATGCTGTTGTTAACTTTTAGGTACTTCTATTAAAATAGCTTTATGAGTTGTGACTAAGTcaccatttaaaaattataattacatctaaaatattatagtatcttgaaactgaATCATTTACAACTACAAAAATGGGCAtgaagtgtaataatatttaatactttaaataaaatcttataaataatatatttaatttaactaaacaagataaatactattttattataatacttatcctacaatttagtatagtaaaataaaaagtcaataaaaactttaattaattaagtttttaaagattaaagtGACTTGACTTCtaattaccataataattacctaatgataaattattcattattatttatccacTGTTGTATTTATCTGAGTACAGAAGTTTGAAAACCtggtagtattaaattataaatatattaatttaccatttttatgtaactatTGTTGTTTGTGTTTACTTGCCAATAAGTTCCCATTTGTAtagtaaagttatttataaatatagtcatAGGCATAACTAAGAAACTTCTTTGACTACTCTAAACTTATCTAAGCCTTAACGGccttaacaaaatttattaataaataatcaaattttagtattctaaaaatattaattgtaaatgcttctttgtttgatatttaaatagttgcaCCTATGAATATAAGTATCTAATGTGCataattacaaaaagtaattttaatcattccaAATCccaaattagtattaatattacagggtttgtataatgttttgaatttactatattgaaaatttgacaTAACTGTTATAGTTATGCTTATGACTTATGAGCAATCTTAATGTGATCCTTAATTAATGGATGGATTATATGTTTGTAAGGATTTAGTAACCTGTGATAATGATAtaaccattttataatttgtattaataattatttttacattgtcctacatattattctttgcccaaatgtaattatatacaatatctcctcattttgactttttatctttaaaaccttttttgttgaataattcttatttttatctatattgtttatttcttatttcttactgttatagttatacttgaaaaatagccttgatcattaatatttttgtttattaattatttaatagtattttatgttaataggAACTAGTCAAACTAGCATATCTCAGTAATAATTAGCCTGTAATTTCTTAAATCTCAAACTAGTATCCAGGGGATTTTATCATTCAACTATTGTGGAAGGTGAAGAGGGgcgatttgaaattaaaaaaatttgattgttCTATTTATccaaatctaatataatatctaataatataggaataacaatttaaagctatgataaataatcaataatattttatatcatatgtcAAGCATTAACCATACTCATCCCCATACTTTCTTCCaataaagaaatttatttaaattatgaatttttggaacttttaagtatatctataattatacccaatattataaattatatagatttttataacatttaaggaATGTCCTGTGGTTGtacaaatttcttttttttcaattttttttttaataaaaaatttatctttACACTGGACATTTCTTaaaagatagaaaaaaaatctggcttttaaatatacttaaaaattatacaaatcagagttaaattgtttatattactattcactcaataaacaaaaaatctagaaaatctaataaaatagatcTAAACTCTAcaacataaacaattaaatttaattctccTTCAATCAATCACCAGTATTTTActtctattttataagaattatgGCTGAAGCATGATTATCGTATTCAAAAAAATCGCTCCTCTATTGAATCCTCTTGCAATCTGGACattctatagttttattttttattttattatgccaacaatttaaacaattttcttgCTTCTTTTTACGCTTGaagattattgaaattaatttaaattctttaataacAATGTTACACTCctcaataatttgtttattgtctATTGTTTGGCATATCATTGTTATGTTTTaacttgtttgttttttaacgataatacttaattttaaatacatatatttttgtatgatgAAATTTTGAACCTAGTCCttgcaattaatatttaacttaacgtcccaaattttttgtttaccaatatttgtgaaaatgttatcaatacattatctaaaaaaattgttaaatattttcaaatgttttatttcatgacaatagttaataaaatctaGTGATTTTCTATGTTCTATGTAattcaattacaatttttaccattaaaataataataatgatgatgatagttgtatttaataaattattatcattgagctgtgttaatgtataattataaaataattaatattggatgcagattcaaaaattaaatagtatttgaactaagttttgattattttatataggtaattaggAACGCATatctttatcattaatattgtttagatttcataatttaatgaaagttatctctaaaaatgtactatataagtattatcttaaatagttttttgattatattgttGGTCCTTGCAATATTTGTAAACTTTATACTAAACTATGTATAGCGACAaaactatttgaaaatgtttttatttttaaaactaatttttcatatgattttataatcatgTAACAACCAAGAGTAGTATTGACATGGGAAAActcttataaatcatttttaaatagtattaacctacttttaatgtttttctaaaatgtcttttaaattggttttaaaacCTTTAAAATACTTGTGCTGTTATACtcctaaaaagtaaattatattatcttatcgcGTCTTGGTTATAAAACTACTGTGTGTCTGTGTTACAGAAATTGatgttacttaaaaaataataataacaaaatacaattataaatattgcaagatgtaaacaaaaatatattcaatgatGTTATGGGAAAACCACATAGATaatgttttttctataaataacttcttatgtaattattcattaaaaattggaATTCACTTAAAACTTATGtactttaaaagtaaaaatttaactttttttaagtttatttattaaacatcatatcataaaatgcatttttttttaaccaacattacttgaaataatatgtctatagTATGcatcaaaatacatatttaataacccttcctttaaattttaaaaagtattggtttattcatttataaatgaaacattcacaatatttattttattcttgattAACTACTGTCTGTTATTTAACACATATACAGCATATtgtacagtatttttttataacatattttttgaataattaaaataaaaataagttttagttGTGATTGTTAACagcattcaatattttaattgtcttccttatataattacaaatatataatttgtaagtattaaattatttaaaatattaagttgataaaaattgtctataacacatttttatttctattaaaccAAGTTTTAGGTAACATTATAGAatgactatataaaaatattacagtacaggtaacaataataacaatgttttatatattatacgttgaaatatatgtaacttttttatgtttatttatacacatcacAATGTTAAATaccctattatttataagaactattaatatttaatttaattttgattaattttacaatttttaattttcattcatgatatattaaaaatgatgatattatgttgcttttgaaaatattttatttttcatgaataACTTTGTTTCAGTATTTGGTTAAGTTTTCAGTATTATATGGAAACGTTATGCgagttattatgaatatttgttatgaaaaatcttgtctatatttatttaggatTGGGTATATTTACTTCAATTTATTGTTCTCCAttatttgattgtattttatttttttgctttactgtttgttttattattattgttgaataacattaattatatctgttcttgataaaataaaatttatgaaatgctTTTAagttgaacatatttttattttattccaaatATGTATCTATCCTAAGTATAaaaaggtaaatatatttttaaaattttaacaacaaatgtaatatgttttataatttattttattaacacttcttaacatatttaaattacatcaaatatttctatataacagttcaattaatattgtatttttctcattttagtatagttaaataataatagtaaaattattagtttttaatactaatactaatattcaatcaaataaaacaattatttttatcataaaattctaGACTGATAAAATTCTGTTTCAATGTGTACACATAACTGAACTAGATTATCATAAGCTCTGACAGTTGCAGCAAAACGATTGTTTAATAGTGGTGTTGTtataatggaaaataaatgACCAAATACTAAAGCATCTAATTCAGTTGgcctgaaaaatatttcatcaataaaataaatatttcatacttaaatagttaataatatacttttctccaaaaaaatatttcttgtcTGCCAAAAAATTTGACAATGACTCGCATATTTTTTCCACCTCCTTAAATACTTCAtccaacgatttttttttccaacctAATACATCTAAATGTGATAACATTTCACggcgtttataatatgtagccCAATGGTTCAATGGAAAAGGATAAACGGAACTGTATCTTGGCTTAGTGAGTTCTTTATAAGTAAGCTCGTGATTCCATGCtacataaatctaaatataactaaaattatacaaatgtttcaaaaataatatgatgcaaACAAACCTCAGCATTTAAAAGAACATTATTTACTAGAGCCATATAAACTCTAAGATCCCACTTTTGTGCTTCATCTAAATGTGTAGATAGAGAATAGCcctaaatacaaatgtattaacatttaatttaatataacattttatagtaatatttaatctcaCTTTAGATTGGGCAAAATTGATGATTGGTTCAAAGTCAGCAACTAAAAATTGGCCTGCTTTAATAAAAGGCACTTTACCTCGATGTGGTGACATATATTCGGCATTTTCTCTTGCTTCTACAATGAATTCCAATCCagccatttttaaaaatgttttaaccgATAAACATTTTGAGTTGTCAGGTAATAGAATTTGTTCTGTTTCATAGGGCTGgtataatactgtattttttGGCCACTCACCTTCGCCTATGAAATAATGAGTTAAATACaagataaaagtataaaataaaaaaatatttaccacaaATTTGTGCTCTTAAACAttcttttgttattatacttgatGACGTTTTGAAATCTGCCATTGTCAATtactaataaacatatataaatataataagcttTGAGTGATAAATAACCAACAATTTGAGgtgcttttttaaaaatacttaacaatgATAATCATCAGCAATACATATTAAgtaagtttttgtttaataaattgtaattaattagtagGTAGAATCAGTGGCGGTTATAGGGGGGGGGAAGATAGGTGAATCACCTCTCCCCCTtggaatttgtttttttttaaatttagtatatcGCTAACCCAACAACACCTATCTATctacaaattttcaaactttatgatttgatagaaaaatatttttccgttTTAACCacaggtaatattttatattttaagtatatactatatattatataataatactaagagATGGGGGAaggttggttttatttttgccaccccccccccccacttgaacagtaggtactaggtattataatacacgactacctaatttaataatcaatattaacagGATTTTAGGgagtgtttttgaaaatcagttatagaaaagtagaacttttttaaatacaaacattaacattaaaattgaataagtaattaatcatGCAAAAACCCAAGTATTTCGGGGGGTGTTTGAACACCCAAAACACTCCcctaatatgttttaaaatgttactaaTTTAGTCTTAAATTCAtagaagattaaaaataaaaaataataacattttaaagaaaataaatacctgtataataaactaattactaataattaaagattaaacaacattatgaaaataattttttacaaaaataattgttggctaatataaatagtataattataaacaaaatacctttataatataaaataaacatttaaaatatagttcatGAAGActgctataaataatatatagaatatcattattttatttagaaaaactaACATAACTCATAAAAATGTCAGACTTAAGACAAAGTTGTAAAGGACATCTTAATAACTTAAGAACATGGAGGAATCATGTTAGAGTCAGACGTTTATGCAGAAACTTTGTATTGCCAAATAACAAACTACGAGAATTTATGAACCGAATTAGTTCCTGCATTGATGAAGGTCTCGATAAAGAAAAACATTCAAAAGCAACAATCAAATGTTGGCAAACATATGTCCAAGACATGCCTACTGGTAATGAAAGTGGAAAATACTTAGCTCTAGATTTGGGTGGTTCAAATTTTCGAGTACTCAATCTAGAATTAGGGGAAAATAAATACTTCAGAATGAATCAGAAGGTATATGAATGTTCTAAGGAGTTGATGAATGGATCAGgaacaaaattgtttgattatatAGCTAATTGTTTGAACGATTTTGTGGACGCAGAAGGATTAAAGGACAATACCGTATTGCCTTTGGGTTTTACGTTTAGTTTCCCAATGTCACAATCAAGTATTAACAAAGGAGACCTTGTAAGATGGACAAAAGGCTATACATGTGAAGGCGTAGTTGGCCAAGATGTAGTAGAGCTGTTGACAAAGTCAATAAACAACATTCcagacttaaaaataaacatttgtgcAATTTTAAATGACACTGTGGGCACTTTGATGTCCTGTGCTTGGTTAAATCCGAAAACTAAAATAGGTTTGATTATTGGTACAGGCTGTAATTGTTGTTACTTAGAAAaagtaaatttgaataaatactaaagtatttatttttctaactaAGCACAgtgaaatttgtatttttaggtgaaaaatatCAAGCTGTATAATGGCGAGCAAACAAAAGATGAAATGATTATCAATCTTGAGTGGGGTGCATTTGGAGATAATAATGAACTTGAAGATTTTCAtactaaatatgataaatctgTTGATGAAATTTCTGAAAATCGTGGGcaacaaatttttgaaaaaatgatatcTGGACGCTACCTTGGAGAATTGTTAAGATTAGTATTATTAGAAATGattgaaaatgaattaatatttgatggcAAAAAACCATCAATGCTTAATGTTCCTCAATCATTAACTAGTGATGTAATATCCCTAATTGAGAATGACCCACCTGGAACTTATACAGCCACTAGAAAGTTCCTTCAAGGAATTGGTGTGGTCAATCCTACAGATGGTGACTGCATGAATGTTAGATATGCAGCAGAGTGCATTTCGAGAAGATCTGCGTATTTAGTTGCTGCTGGACTAACAGCCATATTGAATAAGATGAATGAAAAAGATGTAATAATTGGAGTGGATGGATCAGTGTACAGATATCATCCGTTTTATCATCAGTTGCTAGTGGACAAGATTAATGAATTAGTTAATAGTGGTATAAAGTTTGGTATTATGCTTTCTGAAGACGGTAGTGGAAGAGGTGCAGCTATCCTAGCATCTGCAGTTTgtccactataataataaagtttattacttgatgttattatctaaataaaattataacaacacattgatttgttatttctatttaataaaaaataataaataattaaactctaattaaaaattgtctgATATTTGGCAGTAAATTTAGTAATTGGAGTATATGTTATACCAAGgtcttatacctataaatgttaataagttACCTTGGAATAAAAGCTCATGGAtcagtgttaaaataaaaaaatacatctttacatacttttaatttaaaaaaaaaataattaacaattgcTAGTTAAACCAAGCATCCAATATCCTTATCCTATACCATTTATAGATTGTTAAATGTAAACATCGGTAAACATCAGATGtgtaatctaattttaaataaattattttcataatttcggatcaaaacaataaatacacagTAGAATCAAGGCCGaagtttattaacaaaattatagattttggAATTAAAcagttatactaataattatgacCTATAATTGTatctacctatttataattattaatggtaaTACTTACCCTCAAGAACagtattagaatttaaacgAATAACGTGAGGGGTATAAGCACTAGAAATTCCGTAcggaaaaatttaataaaataatttcatgacTAATTCAAgttgttgattttattttcaaataactttTCAATTTGATTGCTATAATGATATTTGCTGATAATGTGTTATCTGATAGTGATACATATTATCACAGATACTGTGGTAACCTAACCAACTGTACCCATCCCTGCAAAGTTAGCGATTTCGGTAGGGCCCTGTAAAGATACAGTGCCTTAATTACGGTAGAGTACGAAGGAGAAGATAATGCAACAGTGCTGCTTGCTTGCACGAGACTTCGAGTAGTACCATATTTTAAAGCATATGTTGTCTACCCTGTTTCACGGTTCTGTAGCTTAATTTGCTAATCGAACTTTCTGGTAAGTGGTAATGAACATAatccttaaattataatcacacAAATAAAAAGTCATACGATCACGACGCGACTTGCCACTTCTTCCAGTCTCCATTGCCCGCGTGCCATTATTCTGTTTAATCACTTAATCCAGCTTTTGAGTATTAACTATTcacattaatactatatttgttttcaatttaactAACCATGGCCGAAGCAATGAGACAAACTGTAGCGTCACTTTTGCAGGGAATCGAAAGGTATGTTAAGCCATTTTAGTGCATTGTTAAATCTGCAATTTTTCGATTTCGTCTAATAATTGCACATGCATTTAATTGTTCACTTTTAGATACAATCCCCAACATTTGTCTACCCTTGAACACTACGTTGAAGTACAGTCTCAAGAGAACACGTACGATCTAGAAGCGAACCTTGCAGTtctcaaaatatatcaatttcatCATGATTATAATTTGGATATCACTGTACAAATCATGTTGAAGGCGATCACCAACTTTCCTCATTCTGATTTCGTGTTGTGCAAATGTCTGTTGAATGAAAAGTTGGTAAGAAATATTCTGGATAGATTCATCCGttgctttattttattatattgatatagttAGTAGAAtgcttttttgattttaagtttaagcaatttattcaaattttattaactttaatattaataaataataaatactaaataaaatactccAATCTATTCAGTTAAAGAAAGCATCGAGTGGTGGTTGAAAACTAGTGTTGTTAGCACATACAATCCCTGCAAGTAGtgattgtttttgaaaataaaactcaaataattaaattagtgcGATTAAAATAAGTGTTTGCCTACCACTTAATGTATATTCAATCTGAATTGACTATAATTAGTATGATagactattaatttttctaacttTTTATAGTACCAATaactaagttataacttaaagtattt
This sequence is a window from Rhopalosiphum maidis isolate BTI-1 chromosome 1, ASM367621v3, whole genome shotgun sequence. Protein-coding genes within it:
- the LOC113550012 gene encoding metaxin-2 codes for the protein MADFKTSSSIITKECLRAQICGEGEWPKNTVLYQPYETEQILLPDNSKCLSVKTFLKMAGLEFIVEARENAEYMSPHRGKVPFIKAGQFLVADFEPIINFAQSKGYSLSTHLDEAQKWDLRVYMALVNNVLLNAEIYVAWNHELTYKELTKPRYSSVYPFPLNHWATYYKRREMLSHLDVLGWKKKSLDEVFKEVEKICESLSNFLADKKYFFGEKPTELDALVFGHLFSIITTPLLNNRFAATVRAYDNLVQLCVHIETEFYQSRIL
- the LOC113550015 gene encoding hexokinase type 2-like — encoded protein: MSDLRQSCKGHLNNLRTWRNHVRVRRLCRNFVLPNNKLREFMNRISSCIDEGLDKEKHSKATIKCWQTYVQDMPTGNESGKYLALDLGGSNFRVLNLELGENKYFRMNQKVYECSKELMNGSGTKLFDYIANCLNDFVDAEGLKDNTVLPLGFTFSFPMSQSSINKGDLVRWTKGYTCEGVVGQDVVELLTKSINNIPDLKINICAILNDTVGTLMSCAWLNPKTKIGLIIGTGCNCCYLEKVKNIKLYNGEQTKDEMIINLEWGAFGDNNELEDFHTKYDKSVDEISENRGQQIFEKMISGRYLGELLRLVLLEMIENELIFDGKKPSMLNVPQSLTSDVISLIENDPPGTYTATRKFLQGIGVVNPTDGDCMNVRYAAECISRRSAYLVAAGLTAILNKMNEKDVIIGVDGSVYRYHPFYHQLLVDKINELVNSGIKFGIMLSEDGSGRGAAILASAVCPL